A section of the Prochlorococcus sp. MIT 1341 genome encodes:
- the glgB gene encoding 1,4-alpha-glucan branching protein GlgB, with translation MSTSFVFNWMAEAGIRLADCRHDDPYAILGPQQLKEDWIIRAWIPEASEVNLLLNGKSVAMKNPNHPWIFEVVLKKKPGINYQLEVTRAGVTHKQNDPWAFREEWMGEIDRHLFAEGNHHHIWRKMGAHLIEREGVAGTLFCLWAPNARSVGVLSDLNSWDGRHHPMQKREGGIWELFIPGMKEKMLYKYEIRTEAGHCYQKTDPYGFQHEVRPATSSIITKLDNYKWHDKKWISKRNGENPIDQPISVYEMHLGSWMHDAINNPFIEKDNEQARPPVPAAEMKPHARFLTYTELADKLIPYVKERGFTHIELMPISEHPFDGSWGYQVTGWYAPTSRYGTPDEFRNFVDRCHQEGIGIILDWVPGHFPKDGHGLAFFDGSHLYEHSDSRIGEHKEWGTLIFNYSRNEVRNFLVANLIYWFEQFHIDGIRVDAVASMLYRDYLRPEGEWLPNESGGRENTEAVRFLQQANHVLFEHFPGALSIAEESTTWPMVTQPTSVGGLGFNLKWNMGWMHDMLDYFEYDPWFRQFHQNNITFSIMYNYTEKFMLALSHDEVVHGKSHLLHKMPGDDWQKYANTRALLAYMWTHPGKKTIFMGMEFGQRSEWNVWGDLEWNLLNYEPHKGIQALVDDLNKLYKSEGALWKDDFDQYGFQWLDCSDSKNSVISFMRRERDSGSWLIVIGNFTPQSHSNYRIGVPKGGFYREVLNTDAALYGGSNLGNMGGKFADEENCHGYEHSLNLCLPPLSVVVLKHQPKNHLKTSDAKRNM, from the coding sequence ATGAGCACCAGTTTTGTATTTAACTGGATGGCAGAAGCAGGAATTCGCTTGGCTGATTGTCGGCATGACGATCCCTATGCAATCCTTGGTCCGCAACAACTTAAGGAAGATTGGATTATTCGAGCCTGGATACCAGAGGCATCTGAAGTAAATCTGCTTCTTAATGGCAAAAGCGTTGCCATGAAGAATCCAAACCACCCTTGGATTTTCGAAGTAGTTCTCAAAAAAAAACCTGGGATCAACTACCAACTAGAAGTAACTAGAGCAGGGGTTACACATAAACAAAATGATCCTTGGGCATTCCGCGAAGAATGGATGGGAGAAATTGATAGGCATCTTTTTGCTGAAGGCAATCATCACCACATTTGGAGAAAGATGGGTGCCCACCTCATCGAACGTGAAGGTGTGGCTGGAACACTTTTCTGTCTATGGGCTCCAAACGCTAGGAGCGTTGGTGTATTAAGTGATCTCAACTCTTGGGACGGCCGGCATCATCCAATGCAAAAAAGAGAAGGCGGAATTTGGGAACTATTCATACCTGGTATGAAAGAAAAAATGCTTTATAAATACGAAATACGAACCGAAGCAGGACATTGTTATCAAAAAACTGATCCCTATGGTTTTCAACATGAAGTTCGCCCTGCAACAAGCTCAATAATCACAAAACTCGATAACTATAAATGGCATGATAAAAAATGGATTTCTAAAAGAAATGGCGAAAATCCAATAGACCAGCCTATTTCTGTATATGAAATGCATTTAGGTAGTTGGATGCATGATGCAATTAATAACCCTTTTATAGAAAAGGATAATGAGCAAGCCAGACCTCCTGTACCTGCTGCAGAAATGAAGCCTCACGCGAGGTTCCTTACCTATACCGAATTAGCTGACAAGTTGATTCCTTATGTCAAAGAAAGAGGGTTCACTCACATCGAATTGATGCCAATTTCTGAGCATCCTTTTGATGGTTCTTGGGGATATCAAGTAACTGGATGGTATGCGCCAACAAGTCGATACGGAACCCCTGATGAATTCAGGAATTTTGTAGATCGATGCCACCAAGAAGGTATTGGAATAATTTTAGATTGGGTACCAGGACACTTTCCTAAAGACGGGCATGGACTTGCTTTCTTCGATGGCAGCCACCTTTATGAACATTCAGACTCAAGGATTGGCGAGCATAAAGAATGGGGAACACTTATTTTTAATTACAGTCGCAATGAGGTCAGGAACTTTCTTGTCGCTAATCTTATCTACTGGTTCGAACAATTTCATATTGATGGAATACGTGTAGATGCAGTCGCATCAATGCTCTACAGAGACTATCTTCGTCCCGAAGGAGAATGGTTACCTAACGAATCAGGCGGAAGAGAAAATACAGAAGCAGTTCGTTTTCTTCAACAAGCAAATCATGTTCTTTTTGAACATTTTCCGGGGGCATTATCTATTGCTGAGGAGTCAACAACTTGGCCAATGGTTACTCAACCTACAAGTGTAGGAGGACTGGGTTTTAACCTCAAATGGAATATGGGTTGGATGCACGATATGCTCGACTACTTTGAATATGATCCTTGGTTTAGGCAGTTCCATCAAAATAATATTACCTTCTCAATTATGTATAACTATACAGAAAAATTTATGCTCGCTTTAAGTCATGATGAAGTTGTGCATGGTAAAAGTCATCTTTTGCACAAGATGCCAGGTGATGATTGGCAAAAATATGCTAATACTAGGGCACTTCTAGCCTACATGTGGACGCATCCAGGTAAAAAAACAATTTTCATGGGCATGGAATTTGGCCAACGTTCGGAATGGAATGTTTGGGGTGACCTTGAATGGAATTTACTGAATTATGAACCTCATAAAGGGATTCAGGCCTTAGTCGATGATCTTAATAAGTTATACAAATCAGAGGGGGCTTTATGGAAAGATGATTTTGACCAATATGGCTTCCAATGGCTTGACTGCTCAGACAGCAAAAATTCTGTGATTAGCTTTATGCGCCGAGAAAGAGATTCTGGAAGCTGGTTAATAGTTATTGGGAACTTCACACCCCAAAGCCACTCTAATTACCGAATAGGTGTTCC
- a CDS encoding CocE/NonD family hydrolase: protein MFAKRSFQPGSIVWRDISLTLKDGVSLISRCWHPKEGGPWPALLMRQPYGKSIASTITYAHPEWWASHGYLVIVQDVRGQGDSGGEFNGFCQEESDTTETHSWVRSLSECNGKIGTYGFSYQGFTQLLANPGTPPPDCLAPAMTGLDECSHWSCDGGAYWWHIGIAWGIQLAALKAKRDKKESDWLDMREALTSGSYLQHGEQILKTYDPKGMAIKWLTQSSEKINISQKHKPLKTWLKKPMFLIGGWWDPHLRGIFDLYNLSKNSGGNPEIHIGPATHLEWWQGTNQLQLEFFNKHLKKDGDTPNHKSLIKLWNITTERWETPKDLSKPSKPLGSVWSLSSDGLACASEEEGALLTAAKGSGGVTLVHDPWRPVPAVGGHLSEEPGLVDRRKIDLRMDVAKFTSKVLTKTLHLEGVPSLRIKAHSDQKGFDLCIALSAVDKKKEKVMQLSTGFLRVIGSKALEESFHQILLQPLRADLLTGQNLRLSIAPSSWPAIGVNNGSTNETFGAPRPSSNTITLSLNLEGSELLFLPFIF, encoded by the coding sequence ATGTTCGCTAAACGAAGTTTTCAACCTGGCTCAATAGTCTGGCGAGACATATCTTTAACCCTTAAAGATGGGGTAAGTTTAATTTCCAGATGTTGGCACCCTAAAGAAGGTGGTCCATGGCCGGCATTACTAATGCGTCAACCCTATGGGAAATCTATAGCATCAACTATTACTTATGCTCATCCAGAATGGTGGGCTAGCCATGGTTATTTAGTAATCGTCCAAGATGTTCGTGGGCAAGGTGATTCAGGTGGAGAATTTAATGGTTTTTGCCAAGAGGAATCAGACACAACCGAAACGCATTCTTGGGTAAGGTCTTTGTCAGAGTGCAACGGAAAAATAGGAACCTACGGTTTTTCATATCAAGGTTTTACCCAACTATTAGCAAATCCAGGAACTCCTCCTCCAGATTGTCTTGCTCCAGCAATGACAGGTTTAGACGAATGCTCTCACTGGAGCTGTGATGGGGGTGCTTATTGGTGGCATATTGGAATTGCCTGGGGAATTCAATTAGCCGCTTTAAAAGCAAAAAGAGACAAAAAAGAGTCGGATTGGCTCGACATGAGGGAAGCCCTTACAAGTGGAAGTTATTTACAGCATGGCGAACAAATACTTAAAACATACGACCCAAAAGGGATGGCTATTAAATGGCTTACGCAGAGCTCCGAAAAGATCAACATTTCACAAAAGCATAAACCATTAAAAACATGGTTAAAAAAGCCAATGTTTTTAATTGGGGGTTGGTGGGACCCTCATCTCAGAGGAATTTTTGATTTATACAATCTTTCAAAAAATTCTGGTGGAAATCCTGAAATTCATATAGGTCCTGCCACTCACCTCGAATGGTGGCAGGGGACAAATCAATTACAACTTGAATTCTTTAACAAACACCTAAAAAAAGATGGAGATACACCGAATCATAAGTCTCTAATAAAACTTTGGAACATAACTACCGAACGATGGGAAACGCCTAAAGATTTAAGCAAGCCCTCCAAGCCTTTAGGTTCTGTATGGAGCCTTTCTAGTGATGGGCTTGCTTGTGCAAGCGAAGAAGAGGGAGCCCTCCTAACAGCGGCAAAAGGAAGTGGAGGAGTGACCTTAGTCCACGATCCGTGGCGCCCAGTACCAGCCGTAGGAGGCCATCTATCTGAAGAGCCTGGTTTGGTTGACAGACGAAAGATTGACTTAAGGATGGATGTAGCCAAGTTCACAAGCAAGGTGCTAACCAAAACCCTTCACTTAGAAGGTGTACCGTCTCTGAGAATCAAAGCACATTCTGACCAGAAAGGTTTCGACCTATGTATAGCTCTTTCAGCAGTGGATAAAAAAAAGGAGAAAGTAATGCAGCTTTCAACTGGATTTTTAAGAGTCATTGGATCAAAAGCTTTAGAAGAATCATTTCATCAAATCCTTCTTCAACCATTGAGAGCAGACTTGTTAACTGGGCAAAATCTAAGGTTGTCTATTGCTCCTTCTTCCTGGCCAGCCATTGGAGTGAACAATGGAAGCACTAACGAGACTTTCGGTGCACCAAGGCCATCATCCAATACAATTACTCTTAGCCTTAACCTTGAAGGCTCAGAGCTACTATTTTTACCATTCATATTCTAA
- a CDS encoding DUF4332 domain-containing protein, whose translation MKTKDSLTFLSKNFKKEINTLRAAGTRTWLELKALRDSEISLLTRKGNLSSRNLKKIRGIAKLVCELSIEPHEAALLMHSGLSSAAALTNTTPQEVVKKTGRLQRQLKSDFQNSIDLVKANEWIQRAKGIKIAN comes from the coding sequence ATGAAAACTAAAGATAGCTTAACGTTCTTATCTAAAAACTTCAAAAAAGAAATCAATACTCTTCGAGCTGCGGGAACAAGAACCTGGCTAGAGCTAAAAGCTCTAAGGGATTCAGAAATAAGCCTATTAACAAGAAAGGGCAATTTATCTAGTAGAAACTTGAAAAAAATCCGTGGCATAGCAAAACTTGTCTGCGAACTAAGCATTGAGCCTCATGAAGCTGCCCTTCTAATGCACTCAGGGCTTTCATCGGCCGCAGCCCTGACCAACACAACCCCACAAGAAGTTGTTAAAAAAACTGGACGGCTTCAACGTCAACTTAAAAGTGACTTTCAAAACTCAATTGATCTTGTTAAAGCAAATGAATGGATTCAACGTGCAAAAGGCATAAAAATAGCCAACTGA
- a CDS encoding Ycf51 family protein has translation MSLLELLQTSTKWLLWASLALSLLTLISFLVKWKQSFRLVGVLAFTLLLAGSSWAFGISYTPPVVIEGALHPPIVFDNGDNLVVAQANNDFPEESIEPTLLQLAENLRGGGRNGAPVHIRIRQVLSNGEGISQPKILGEVIRDLKQNTTINVPLKVDEEISLNSDEETSLNSDEETSLNSDEETSLNSDEETSLNSDEETSLNSDEN, from the coding sequence ATGTCTCTTCTCGAGCTTCTTCAAACATCCACCAAATGGCTTCTTTGGGCCTCACTTGCACTGAGCCTTTTGACATTGATCTCATTTTTGGTCAAATGGAAGCAAAGCTTTCGCTTAGTAGGAGTCTTAGCATTTACGCTGCTTTTAGCTGGCAGTTCATGGGCCTTTGGTATTAGCTATACGCCTCCAGTAGTAATAGAAGGCGCGTTACACCCCCCGATTGTCTTCGACAATGGAGACAATCTTGTTGTAGCACAAGCTAACAACGATTTTCCAGAAGAATCAATTGAACCAACATTGCTGCAATTAGCTGAAAACCTTCGAGGAGGAGGGCGAAATGGCGCCCCTGTTCATATACGTATTAGACAAGTGTTATCAAATGGTGAAGGGATCAGCCAACCTAAAATCCTCGGAGAAGTGATTCGGGATCTCAAGCAAAACACGACAATCAATGTTCCTTTAAAGGTAGATGAAGAGATTTCCTTAAACTCTGATGAAGAAACTTCCTTAAACTCTGATGAAGAAACTTCCTTAAACTCTGATGAAGAAACTTCCTTAAACTCTGATGAAGAAACTTCCTTAAACTCTGATGAAGAAACTTCCTTAAACTCTGATGAAAACTAA
- a CDS encoding translocation/assembly module TamB domain-containing protein yields MGVRFRSFAKKRWKLLGALTSLLTVGGGSFVVTDRLVSLIVDRLRPDLEKQLSKPLGHPIKIGPYRGLRLWGLAIGQTEIFSGPLDESSAKFLGGKIGFAPLASFLHWRPVVEIKLNGADFRFRRNKNGSYWVPGNLNGDSSPRFDFRFSFLDPVKVHLEPSALTLLASAKGQVHFGIRRVGGMVRLKFPDSGSLFLQGQGSWDKYDFHANTRLKDVDLESLQELFSAIPLTTKGRLDGDFGFHIKNGRLNCLGELNLDGFKIKTFNLKQPVSSPKTSLNCAKDRVNFPKSNWQYGPLIGSFGGDFLFESSPKRFGGGSGLLRVNYFGNDDQKLKAVLPIAVRREGLEIGELEAVLDLKSLPLARVGQVIGVPIGGTLTTRGRINGPLRSLEPDISLRLENPEVSSIRLQEDWRGKFLSENSKGSSLHMTPVGDVIPAKLSATFTPQLRLRNVIARRSDGSFSLIRDAEDGSYSWKADRLKLDGVEFALPPQKRYERIFGELTGDGIFNLQKKSVEGKVRLSSPRTMGLDLREASLEGSVVDNYYSLQGSMLPPDIGEVVINASGRLGGRLHAKAKARGVSARWLTVSALQLPKISLRTTPSNGDAKDLGTFITKSFGSSVNDQLKGVLASKDFLRKADESSKKKILNPQDLRGKLDADFDLKGPNLSKLSLALKIEGNVWADGQGESSLNDVKPFVAKLNGPLEGGEGTFSLLNIPFSLLSLVAPIPSGLNGGLGLSGTYRRKKEDLELSADLMLEQAKLGSNYLVIERGKLGFSKSILDLDISLRSSSSSEPINLIGKVPINASLPMNLRLESHGDGLNFLASLSNGSAFWNSGDSHLKLLITGTFNNPNANGYLVIENADFVYNDQLITDVNTSMIFDFNRLEFQDLQAKIGTNGIVSGKGAIALIKPSIERQPLELNIDQTRLRLPVADVEISGNIVLTRSLLKPTFGGQLTIQKGSISPGKSGLVGKTVNANVDDKQELEKTSEQNIYSSRLLEEQKWDFEKPLVLLGRDVEPNASKMLRSSIPNVESLSFDNLRLRLGSDLRILSQPLANFGTEGFLTLNGSLGPSLQPRGVVKLLSGRVNLFTTTFNLDRKAANVAVFTPSLGLIPYVDVSLTSRVAESVSESNNFQSSNVFAKNGTGPFGVGGFRLVRVMVQATGPADRIAENIQLRSSPPMPRAQLLGLIGGNTLAGLTGGGDNEMIASVLGRSLLSPVLGTISDSFSDRLQLSLYPTYVNAEDNEEAGDVKATSQEDTPVEAPPEQAWVTEIGIDITERFNFSVLATPNRKDIPPQGTLSYQVTPNLGLAGSLDKEGAWQSQLQLFFRF; encoded by the coding sequence ATGGGAGTAAGGTTTAGATCCTTTGCCAAGAAGCGGTGGAAGCTCCTAGGAGCTTTGACTTCCCTACTTACAGTGGGAGGAGGTTCTTTTGTAGTAACAGACAGGTTAGTTTCTTTAATTGTTGATCGTCTTCGCCCAGATCTTGAGAAGCAACTTTCAAAACCTTTAGGCCACCCCATAAAAATTGGTCCATACCGTGGACTAAGGCTTTGGGGATTGGCAATTGGGCAAACAGAGATTTTTTCAGGACCCCTTGATGAATCATCGGCAAAGTTTTTAGGAGGAAAAATTGGATTTGCGCCGTTAGCTAGTTTTCTTCATTGGCGACCGGTTGTTGAGATTAAGTTGAATGGAGCGGATTTTAGATTTCGTCGTAATAAAAATGGCTCTTATTGGGTACCTGGCAATTTAAACGGGGATTCTTCTCCAAGATTTGATTTTCGTTTCAGTTTTCTTGATCCGGTCAAAGTACACTTGGAACCTTCAGCTTTAACACTACTAGCGAGTGCGAAAGGTCAGGTTCATTTTGGGATAAGAAGAGTCGGTGGCATGGTGAGGTTGAAATTTCCGGATAGTGGAAGTTTGTTTTTGCAAGGTCAGGGAAGCTGGGACAAATATGACTTCCATGCAAATACACGCTTGAAGGATGTTGACCTTGAATCTTTGCAAGAGTTATTTAGTGCTATTCCTCTTACTACTAAGGGGAGACTTGATGGGGACTTCGGATTTCATATTAAGAATGGAAGACTTAATTGCCTTGGCGAGTTGAATCTTGACGGATTTAAGATCAAAACCTTTAATCTTAAGCAGCCAGTTTCTTCTCCTAAAACTAGTCTTAATTGTGCAAAAGACCGCGTTAATTTTCCAAAGAGTAATTGGCAATATGGACCATTGATAGGTTCTTTTGGAGGGGATTTTCTTTTTGAATCTTCCCCAAAAAGATTTGGAGGTGGATCTGGCTTGTTACGAGTTAACTACTTTGGCAATGATGATCAGAAGCTTAAAGCTGTTTTGCCTATAGCTGTCAGGAGAGAAGGTTTAGAAATTGGTGAGCTAGAAGCTGTTTTAGATTTGAAGAGTTTGCCTTTGGCTCGTGTTGGCCAAGTAATTGGTGTTCCAATTGGTGGCACGCTTACTACTCGGGGTCGAATTAATGGTCCACTCAGGTCTCTAGAACCAGATATTTCTCTTCGACTGGAGAATCCTGAAGTTAGTTCTATTCGTCTTCAAGAGGATTGGAGGGGCAAATTTCTTTCTGAAAACAGTAAAGGTAGTTCGCTCCATATGACTCCTGTTGGAGATGTAATCCCTGCGAAATTATCGGCTACTTTTACGCCCCAATTGAGGTTAAGAAACGTCATTGCTAGACGCTCTGATGGATCTTTTTCCTTAATACGTGATGCAGAAGATGGAAGTTATAGCTGGAAAGCTGATCGGTTGAAATTAGATGGTGTAGAGTTCGCTTTACCACCTCAAAAACGTTATGAAAGGATTTTTGGAGAGTTAACTGGGGATGGTATCTTTAATCTTCAAAAGAAATCAGTAGAAGGGAAGGTTCGACTTAGTTCCCCAAGAACTATGGGTTTGGATCTTCGCGAAGCTTCCTTGGAAGGAAGTGTTGTTGATAACTATTACTCACTCCAGGGAAGTATGCTTCCCCCCGATATTGGCGAGGTAGTAATTAATGCATCAGGACGTTTAGGTGGAAGGCTGCATGCCAAGGCAAAGGCTCGAGGTGTAAGTGCGCGTTGGCTTACTGTTAGCGCCCTCCAGTTACCGAAAATCAGCCTAAGGACAACCCCTTCCAATGGGGATGCAAAAGATCTAGGAACTTTTATAACAAAATCATTTGGAAGTTCTGTTAATGATCAATTAAAAGGAGTTTTAGCTTCAAAAGATTTCTTGAGGAAAGCAGATGAATCAAGCAAGAAAAAGATTCTTAACCCCCAAGATCTTAGGGGTAAATTGGATGCAGATTTTGATTTGAAAGGACCTAATTTATCAAAATTAAGTCTTGCTCTCAAGATTGAAGGAAATGTGTGGGCTGATGGTCAAGGTGAAAGTTCTTTGAATGATGTAAAGCCTTTTGTGGCTAAATTAAATGGACCGTTGGAAGGAGGAGAGGGAACATTTTCTCTGCTAAATATTCCTTTTTCACTATTGTCTTTAGTTGCTCCTATCCCAAGTGGCTTAAATGGAGGGTTAGGGCTATCCGGAACATATCGCAGGAAAAAAGAGGACTTAGAGCTTTCTGCTGATTTGATGCTTGAACAAGCAAAACTTGGCTCTAATTACCTTGTTATTGAACGGGGCAAACTAGGCTTCTCTAAATCGATTTTAGACCTAGATATATCATTGCGAAGTTCTTCTTCTTCTGAGCCGATTAATTTAATAGGTAAGGTGCCGATAAATGCATCTTTACCGATGAATCTAAGATTAGAAAGCCATGGTGATGGTCTTAATTTTCTTGCTAGCTTAAGTAATGGGTCTGCTTTTTGGAACTCAGGGGATTCTCATTTAAAACTTTTGATTACGGGAACTTTTAACAATCCAAATGCTAATGGATATTTAGTTATAGAGAATGCCGATTTCGTATACAACGATCAATTGATCACTGATGTAAATACCTCTATGATATTTGATTTCAATCGATTAGAGTTTCAGGACCTTCAGGCAAAAATAGGGACTAATGGTATTGTCTCAGGCAAGGGTGCTATAGCATTAATTAAACCTTCTATTGAGCGACAGCCTTTAGAACTTAATATTGATCAAACTAGGCTTAGATTACCTGTTGCAGATGTAGAGATCTCAGGAAATATAGTTTTAACACGATCACTCCTTAAACCGACATTTGGCGGTCAATTAACTATTCAAAAAGGATCTATATCACCAGGGAAATCAGGCTTAGTTGGTAAGACAGTTAATGCCAATGTAGATGATAAACAAGAACTCGAGAAAACTTCTGAACAAAATATTTACTCTTCGAGGCTATTGGAAGAACAGAAATGGGATTTTGAAAAGCCTTTGGTTCTTCTTGGACGCGATGTTGAGCCTAATGCTAGTAAAATGTTGCGTTCAAGTATTCCAAATGTAGAGTCTTTAAGTTTTGATAATCTACGCTTACGTTTAGGCTCTGACCTTCGAATATTATCTCAACCACTTGCTAATTTTGGTACAGAAGGCTTCTTGACCTTGAATGGTTCTTTAGGGCCTTCTTTGCAGCCTAGAGGTGTTGTGAAATTGCTAAGCGGACGTGTGAATCTATTTACTACGACTTTTAACCTTGATAGAAAAGCGGCAAATGTTGCTGTATTTACTCCATCTTTAGGACTAATTCCTTATGTTGATGTCTCTTTGACTAGTAGGGTCGCGGAAAGTGTGAGTGAAAGTAATAACTTTCAGTCTTCTAATGTTTTTGCGAAAAATGGTACAGGTCCCTTTGGGGTTGGGGGCTTTCGTCTTGTAAGAGTTATGGTTCAAGCTACTGGCCCTGCTGATCGCATCGCTGAGAACATTCAATTAAGGAGCTCTCCTCCTATGCCTAGGGCACAACTATTAGGGTTGATTGGGGGTAATACTTTGGCAGGACTAACTGGAGGAGGTGATAATGAAATGATTGCGAGTGTACTTGGGAGGTCACTCCTCTCTCCTGTCTTGGGAACTATTTCTGATTCATTTAGTGATCGATTGCAATTATCTCTGTATCCAACTTATGTTAATGCTGAAGACAACGAAGAAGCTGGTGATGTCAAAGCTACTTCTCAAGAGGATACGCCAGTTGAGGCCCCACCAGAACAAGCCTGGGTAACAGAAATAGGGATCGATATTACTGAAAGATTCAACTTTTCTGTACTTGCAACACCCAATCGAAAGGATATTCCTCCCCAGGGCACACTTTCTTACCAGGTGACACCAAATCTTGGGTTAGCTGGTTCTTTAGATAAGGAAGGAGCATGGCAAAGCCAGTTGCAATTGTTCTTTCGTTTTTGA
- a CDS encoding glutamate-5-semialdehyde dehydrogenase, whose amino-acid sequence MTKSLQVPEPSNDLLELAAGVRRSAMSLGQKDDNQRKSAIEAMAASLEVNKSKIVVANEKDLKTAKQDGLADALIARLKLDEVKLKGAIAGMLQVADLPDPLGIRQVHRELDENLVLDRVTVPLGVLGVIFEARPDAVIQIASLAIRSGNGALLKGGSEALLTNEAIMKALKEGLHSSEVESDSLALLTTRKESLSMLKLDGFLDLIIPRGSNQLVQFIQDNTRIPVLGHADGICHLYIDSEADLQKALRISIDSKTQYPAACNAIETLLVHHDIAEQFLTLAIPIFNKLGVRLLGDLSSQKLGVQELADESDWSKEYLDLILSIKIVSNIDEAIDHIHRFGSRHTEAIVTSNEQNAEFFLRAVDSSGVYHNCSTRFADGFRYGFGAEVGISTQTLPPRGPVGLEGLVTYRYRLRGDGHIAEEFNSGEKSFSHIDLPL is encoded by the coding sequence ATGACGAAATCTCTTCAAGTTCCTGAGCCCTCAAATGACTTGCTTGAACTAGCAGCTGGTGTTCGTCGAAGCGCAATGTCGTTAGGCCAGAAAGATGATAATCAAAGGAAGTCGGCTATTGAGGCGATGGCAGCTTCCTTAGAAGTTAATAAATCTAAAATAGTGGTAGCTAACGAAAAAGATTTAAAGACTGCTAAGCAAGATGGATTGGCAGATGCTTTGATAGCTCGATTAAAACTGGATGAGGTAAAACTTAAAGGGGCTATTGCAGGAATGTTGCAGGTGGCTGATTTGCCTGATCCCTTAGGGATACGTCAGGTTCATCGAGAGCTTGATGAAAATCTTGTTTTGGATCGTGTGACGGTCCCTTTGGGAGTGCTTGGAGTGATTTTTGAGGCTCGTCCTGATGCAGTTATACAGATAGCCTCACTTGCTATTCGTTCAGGAAACGGAGCTTTGTTGAAGGGAGGAAGTGAGGCCTTGCTTACAAATGAAGCTATTATGAAAGCATTAAAAGAAGGTTTGCATTCTTCAGAAGTAGAATCAGATTCTTTAGCTCTTTTAACCACCAGAAAAGAAAGTCTTTCAATGCTTAAGCTTGATGGCTTCCTTGATTTAATAATTCCTAGAGGCAGTAATCAATTGGTCCAATTTATTCAGGACAATACTAGAATTCCTGTTTTGGGACATGCTGATGGGATTTGTCATTTATATATTGATTCAGAGGCTGACCTTCAAAAGGCATTAAGAATTTCGATCGATAGTAAGACGCAATATCCTGCTGCTTGTAACGCAATAGAAACTTTACTTGTTCATCATGATATTGCGGAACAGTTTCTTACTCTTGCTATTCCTATTTTTAATAAGTTAGGAGTTCGTTTGCTCGGGGATCTTTCTAGTCAGAAATTAGGAGTGCAGGAATTAGCTGATGAAAGCGATTGGAGTAAGGAATATTTGGACCTTATTCTCTCTATAAAGATAGTGTCTAATATTGATGAGGCGATAGACCACATTCACCGTTTCGGGTCAAGGCATACAGAGGCCATAGTTACTAGTAATGAGCAAAATGCTGAATTCTTTCTGCGCGCAGTTGATAGTTCAGGGGTCTATCACAATTGTTCCACTAGATTTGCTGATGGATTTCGCTATGGATTTGGGGCTGAGGTTGGTATTAGTACTCAGACCTTGCCACCTAGAGGCCCTGTTGGGCTTGAGGGACTCGTTACTTATCGCTATAGGCTACGAGGAGATGGTCATATTGCTGAAGAATTTAACTCTGGAGAAAAGTCTTTTTCTCATATTGATTTGCCATTGTGA
- a CDS encoding dihydroneopterin aldolase, with amino-acid sequence MKSHLLNGVIHVCDVNLWAHVGLLEEEQRDGQWFSLDFSLKLNLDLAAKDDDIEATADYSLAIKALQQLSFDLTCFTIEHFSDLILTKLEDLYGYLPMRVRLTKCSPPLYGFHGNVSIERTRNCYYKD; translated from the coding sequence GTGAAAAGTCATCTTCTTAATGGAGTCATCCATGTTTGCGATGTGAACCTATGGGCACATGTTGGCCTATTGGAAGAGGAGCAAAGAGATGGGCAATGGTTTTCTTTGGACTTTAGCTTAAAGTTGAACCTTGATCTCGCTGCAAAAGATGATGATATTGAGGCTACTGCCGACTATAGCCTTGCAATTAAAGCTCTTCAGCAACTTTCCTTTGACTTGACGTGTTTCACAATTGAGCATTTTAGTGATCTAATTCTCACTAAGTTAGAGGATTTATATGGTTATTTGCCTATGAGAGTAAGGCTTACTAAATGTTCTCCTCCTTTGTATGGTTTCCATGGAAATGTCTCTATAGAGAGAACTAGAAATTGTTACTATAAAGATTAA